GGAGGCGTTTTTTTCTGAAGAAGAAAGGGTTGTTAAAAACACAGAGCTTGCTATAGGTGTTATGCTTTTTGCAATGATAGCTACCTTTATATACTCAAGGCTTGAGCTTAAAGCGGCAAAGAGATTGAACTCACCAGCTCTTATGGCAGATGCCCAGCATATATGGGCTGATTTTCTGTCTTCAGCTATTGTTATTGTGGGACTTGTGGGAACATATTTCGGTTATAATCTTGACAAATACGCTGCTTCTATTGTTGCCCTTTTTGTTTTTTATAGCGGGTGGGAGATATTCAGTTCAGGGCTGAAAGTTTTGCTTGATGTATCTCTTGAAAAAGATGAGATAGAAAAGATAAAAAAGATTATATACTCAAACCCTGCAGTTGTTGATATAAAACATATAAGAGGAAGGGTTGCAGGAAGTTTTAAATTCCTTGATGTTGAGCTTCTTCTTCACAACTACTCCTTAAGGGAAACCCACAGGATAGTTGATGAGATAGAAAGAAAGATAAAAGAAGAAATACCTAATATAGATTCTGTTTTTATACATTACGAACCTGTAAGGCAGAAAGGTCTGAGAATAGCCTTTCTTACAGATGAGGAAAAAAATATTAAAGACTTTAAAACAGCAAACAAGATAATAACTGTTGATATATCAGACAGTGGGGAGATGCAGATAAACAACCCTCTTGAGGTAGAACCTGACGAAAAGGAGATTGGGGATATTTTATCAAAGATTAATATAGATATTGTTGTTGCTTCCCATCACCCTGAGGAGTTTGAGGTGAGATGGAATCTGGCAAGGGCAGGAGTTATGGTGTGGGAAACAGACAAAAAAAGTTTTGACGAGGCGGTTAAAGAGATAATAAACTCATATAAAGAGTTCAACAAAAAAGAAAAAGGGGAACAGATATGATAAGCAGAATTCTGGTAGGTATAGACGGTTCAAAAAGTTCGTGGGTTGCTTCAGATTATGGCATATATCTGTCAAAAAAACTGAAGAAACCTGTAATAGGGGTTCATATAGTTGATATCAGGCTTCTTGAAACTCCTTTTGTTGAGGATCTTGCAGGGGCTTTAGGTTTTACTACATATGCTGATATAACACCGAAACTTAAAGAGGTTTTAGACGAAAGGGGAAGGGTTCTCCTTGATCAGTTTGCAAAAAAATGCAGGGAAGCTGGGGCAGACTGCTCTATAGCACAGGCGTTTGGGATAGTTGCAAATGAGCTTGTTGAAATGGCTGATCCTGACGATCTTATTATCGTTGGAAAAACAGGTATCCACAACAAATTTGCTCCCCTCTTTCTCGGGTCAACATCTGAGGCTGTAGCAAGAAAATCAAAATGTCCAGTCATGATATCAACAGATAAGTTTTTAGAGATTAGAAAGGTTATTCTTGCTTTTGATGGAAGGGAAAAATCAATACATGCTGCCCAGTATATAAATGATCTTTACAACAATCTGGGAATAGAGGAGCTTACCGTTATTACGGTTCTTGAAGAAAAATCTGAAAAGGAAAAACATATAAAAGACCTTCTTGACAGCAGTCTTAAAGTTCCTTACAAACTTAACTTCCTGTATGGTTATCCTGATGAGGAGATAGAAAGGTTTATCATTGATAATAAAGATAAATACCAGCTTATTACGATGGGGGCTTACGGCGAAAGCAGGATCAAAGAACTAATTTTGGGAAGCACCACATCATTTATTATTAATAAATCACCTATACCTGTTCTCCTTGTTAAATAAAAAAGAGGTGAGGTGGTTGGAAAAGGATTTTGGCGGTTTTAAGGGTGTTCTTATTATCGGTCTGGGGCTTATAGGTGGTTCTATAGCAGTTTCCCTGAAAAGTTCCGGATACAGAGGAAAGATATACGGCTTTGATCTGTCTCCGGAAAGGATCAAAAAAGCCATTGAGCTTCAGGCTATAGATGAGGGTTTTACAAACCTTGATGGTATTCCGTGGGAAAATGTAGATCTTGTCATTATAGCAACACCTGTGAAAAATTTTGAAAATGTGGCAAAAGAGATAAAACCTTATTTGAAGAAAGGGACTGTCGTTACAGATGTTGGAAGCGTGAAGGGAGATCTTGTGGAAAAACTTCAGAAGATACTTAGCCCAGTAAAATTTGTTGGGGCACACCCAATTGCAGGGACAGAAAAGGAAGGTGTTGAAAATGCAGTGGTGGGTCTTTTTAAAGGAAAAAAGCTGATACTTACTGTAAATGAAGAAGATCAGGATATTAAAAGGATAGAAAAGTTCTGGACAGATTTAGGCTCAAAAGTTGAAGTTATGGATCCCCATACCCATGATTTTGTTTTTGCGAGTGTTTCCCATCTTCCCCATGCTGTTGCTTTTGCCCTTGTTGATGCACTTATTGAGCTTTCAAAAGAGACAGGAATAGATCTTTTCCTTTATCCGGGAGCCGGTTTTAAAGATTTTACAAGGATAGCAGCAAGT
The genomic region above belongs to Persephonella sp. and contains:
- a CDS encoding cation diffusion facilitator family transporter; amino-acid sequence: MVEKPTDQTLKERWALGSLILNTTLTVLKFIFALITGSLALMAEAIHSFSDLIASVISLISVKLSAKKTKEYPYGLYKVENIASVVISFFLFFAAYEILREAFFSEEERVVKNTELAIGVMLFAMIATFIYSRLELKAAKRLNSPALMADAQHIWADFLSSAIVIVGLVGTYFGYNLDKYAASIVALFVFYSGWEIFSSGLKVLLDVSLEKDEIEKIKKIIYSNPAVVDIKHIRGRVAGSFKFLDVELLLHNYSLRETHRIVDEIERKIKEEIPNIDSVFIHYEPVRQKGLRIAFLTDEEKNIKDFKTANKIITVDISDSGEMQINNPLEVEPDEKEIGDILSKINIDIVVASHHPEEFEVRWNLARAGVMVWETDKKSFDEAVKEIINSYKEFNKKEKGEQI
- a CDS encoding universal stress protein produces the protein MISRILVGIDGSKSSWVASDYGIYLSKKLKKPVIGVHIVDIRLLETPFVEDLAGALGFTTYADITPKLKEVLDERGRVLLDQFAKKCREAGADCSIAQAFGIVANELVEMADPDDLIIVGKTGIHNKFAPLFLGSTSEAVARKSKCPVMISTDKFLEIRKVILAFDGREKSIHAAQYINDLYNNLGIEELTVITVLEEKSEKEKHIKDLLDSSLKVPYKLNFLYGYPDEEIERFIIDNKDKYQLITMGAYGESRIKELILGSTTSFIINKSPIPVLLVK
- a CDS encoding prephenate dehydrogenase/arogenate dehydrogenase family protein, which translates into the protein MEKDFGGFKGVLIIGLGLIGGSIAVSLKSSGYRGKIYGFDLSPERIKKAIELQAIDEGFTNLDGIPWENVDLVIIATPVKNFENVAKEIKPYLKKGTVVTDVGSVKGDLVEKLQKILSPVKFVGAHPIAGTEKEGVENAVVGLFKGKKLILTVNEEDQDIKRIEKFWTDLGSKVEVMDPHTHDFVFASVSHLPHAVAFALVDALIELSKETGIDLFLYPGAGFKDFTRIAASSPIVWKDIFLENKENVLHTIDSFIKSMEKLKEFIEKEDEENLLKLLSESREKRLSLDK